The Purpureocillium takamizusanense chromosome 11, complete sequence region cctgtctgtctgcagAGTCttcacctcctcctcgcgtTCTGACAGCAAGGTTTGCAAACTGCGCACTTGAGCGATGAGCGAGGTGCTGATCTCTGCGGCGAATTCTATGTCGTGTACGCGGTTTGAAGGCTGGTTTCTGAGCTTGCGATTCGGGACGCTGAgcttcgtcggcgagccagtGGCGCGGCTTTCGAATTTGGAGGGACTGACAGACCGCTGTAGGTGAGACGTTAGCAAGATCTCGAGGTGCCAAAAAGTCAAGCTGGGCGATGCTCACCCTTCCGCTGCGCGGCTCTGGCACGAACGGAGAGCCTGGATTGGCCTCATTGCTAGGGATCCTCTGCTTGGGCAGGAAGACCCGGGCCGACTCCCGTGCCAGGTCATTAAACTCGCGTTCAATCTCGACGAGCTTTTTGCGCAGATCCGGATCGAGCTCGCCTTCTTTCTGCAGTTTCTCTACTTCTTGTAGGCGCTCTGCCAGCGCCTTACGCTGCGAGACAAGAGCTGTGCCTAGCTTGCCTGCTTCGTCGAGGCGCCGGTCCGTCTCGGCGAGATgagcctcgagggcgcgtTTCGCCTGCGTAGGAGACGACCCGGGTCCGGAAGCGAAGAGCTCATGGTCGAAGCTGGAGAATCGATGGTGAGCGGCGCCAGGTGCGTTGGCGACAAAAGGGTCCCCAGCGGCCTCTCCAGGAACAGGGAGAGAGGGGCGCTCCTCCGAGGCCAGCGACGAAGTCATCCTGACGAACTAGGTCCTCAGGCAAGACCGTCTGCAATGGCCACGAGGGCAACAGATTCCCAGCTTTGGTGCAGCACGCCGGCGGTCGGGAAGAGGAGGCGATGAATCGGTAGGGCGACGGTGGGTAgaagcgtcgtcgtctaCGTCGCGctctcgaggtcgagcagcCGATAAGGCGATCGGTTGCACCCCTTGCGTGGGGCCCTGGAGGCGGCTGCAGGGGGAAGCAGAAAGGCGAGCCGACCTGAGGAAGCGCGGGCCCTCGTGCAGGACAagtgaagaagaagaagaatgtGCCCACCGCAGCGCGATGAAAAGGAaccgctgctggcgacgcGGGCAAAAAGAACCGGCCAGGAAAAGAAAGAATCCAGCTAAAGTCGCGAAGGAAACGAAGGTGCCTGGatcgcgccgtcgacggcgggcaggcgtGTCGCGCGGAGGGAGAAAAGGCGGGCCACAGGGGCACTGAGCGAGTGAGTGGTTGGTGGCGGGATGTCTGAgtacggcgggcgggcaggcgtCGACACGCTGTTTGGATTGGAATGAtctaccttagtaccttggGGAGCTTAGTTGACGCGACGGTCGATTTGTTGACCATCAGCCACCAAGCCAAGGTTTCCCAGTCCCGATTGGCGCCCGCTGCCTTACGTCGGTGGCCGTTGAGCAGAGGAGAAAATAAACCCGACCTGCCCTGGGCAACTGTTTTTGTTTGGTGGCTTGCTCTGGCGGCCGCCCCAGAACGCGCTTCCTCGGCTGTGTTATTACCGCAGATGCGGGACACGCAGCTCCGTACCTGAAATGCAGCGCAGGTGCCTGAAGAAGACAATGGCAGGGAGGGTACGTATTGAAGAGACACGAGAGAAACAAGAAAACTCGACGGACTCGAGACGGGAGTCCGTGACACAACCGCCAaaggaggcggggggggccGTCGTGGAGGTCGTCACCGCCAATCGCAGGTATGCGGATTCAGAGCGTTGGACttgtaggcggcggcgagacacGTCGAGCGAGGCAACGAGTGGCAGAAGCGTTCAAAGAGCGGCGCAAGACGATAGCACACAAAACAAagcgcaggcgcgcgcgtggcTGCAGAGGGCGAtctcgtcgggcggcggtggctgcaggccagccagcgggtgcgaggcgaggcgcggggaCAAAGTACGTACGCCCCAAGCAACTCAAATTATTAGTAGGCGGGAACCCAAAGGAAaggacggccagcagcagcgcgagagTCCAGACGTGCTGTGGCCCGTTGGTCGAacgaaggagggggggaatGGCCGGGCGAGAAGTAGAGGCGCGGACTCAAGAGAGGGAGGCAGGAATGACGGAAATTTTGTACATTTTGACCACGGCCCATTCACCCACCCCTTGTTGATGGGTTTGACGTGCGGTGGCCCTGGTCTTTCTTGGTGGAGCGTTCAACGCGGCCGGTGAACAACGGCCTTGCGCGCTCCACCGTTCATCAAAAGACGGCAGTCACCTGGGAATTCTGCGTGCTAAGTACAACATTGTTGATATAAGTATCACGCTGTAGTGCCTCGCCAAAACCCGCCTCTCCGTCGAGTGCGTTGCACGATgctgtgtctgtgtgtgcaTCGTGCACTCCTCTCTGCCTGTCAACCGCAGCCCGCCCTGGCGgtggcccagcagcagcagcaggtctcGCCAACGCTAATAAGATCGTGACTCGGCCCTGCGAGTCGTGATTGTTATTGGCATATGGGGGGCAACCCCAACCAACGCTGCTGGGGCCGTGGCTTGGTCGTCTCTGGCCTGAATCTGGCCCCGCGCACTGTCTGAAGTGCCCTTTCCGCGTGCCCTTTGCTGATGCGAGAAATGAGGTGTCCTATCTgcacatcatcatcatcgcaGCCTGGTGGGCTCGGTACGAGCACGGCAATGTGCGCCACGCTCCACCATCTATCAGGTCATGTCTATCCGTGCCGTCCACGGACAGAGCCGCGGCGTAGTTGGGCACATGGCTGTGACGAGCGACAACCTCATTGACGCCTCGGTATGGTATTTGTACAGACTACAAGATGCGGGCATTGCCTCACCAATCGATAGAACACGATGCCGCTGTCGGCGACTATGAATAGACAGTGCTTCGTACGTAGACACAACCCAGGCCAAAAGTCAGTGCGCATCGCCCCGCGAGCCACAAGCAAACTGGAGCGACCTGGGCAAAGTACATAAAAGTAAGCGTCCTTTCATTTCCGCGAAGGGGAGCACAACAAGCATAATCAGGGTCCACAACCAATCACATGAAACGGCTGGCCACTGTTGTTTATTATGCGCTGGACGCAACCGAGTCCTACCAGAGTGACTGAGCGTCCTTTTCTGCTCCCTCAAAGTCGGTCCGCTGGAAGCCAAACAATGTTTTTAGCTGACAGCGCGTCTGACTTGCCTCGTCCTCTTTGTCGTCGGCATAATGAAACAACCCGATGAAGTCTCAGTTGCATGTCTCGATGCTTCGCTCCCAAGCGGCGGAAGTGGGCAAGCAACCAACACGGCCAATGTTCCGGCCGATCTAGCACAGAATAAGTACGTGCGTATACGTATAAAGTATCTAACTGCTTGCACAACGGGGGAAACTACCCACCCAGGATAGGCACATGATTTGCATTACCTACcctacgtacgaagtaaaCATGGACGGAATATCAGGTGCAGGAAGCTCGTCCACTGTGGCCCGCGAACTGAAAGACGCAAAGGACTGCTGTAGATTTGGCTGACAAGGTTGCGACTTGCCTGGCGTGCCAGGACGAGTTACTCGGCAAGAAATACACCTGATAAGCTCGTGGCCAGCGCATCCTGCGCTGAATAAGTTGTGTTTACTATCCAAATGTGGCGCGTCACGTCTAGCAGATCCACAGCACCGTCGGAGGGAGCTAAACATCCCTCCACATTCCGTGAGTGCCAAAAGAGTGCCGACCGAAGGTGCTGGGTCCACACATTAGTCATCATTCCAGAAACCTTCGCCCCACATCACCTGCTACAGCCCAGCCTGCGAGTGAGTGACCTTCCGAGCAACAAACTCGCCACAAGCATCACTGTCGCTTGCTCGGACAGATCGCAGTGCAGCCATGGTAGACGCGGACGTGCCGCAGACAGAGGTTGCACCTGTGGCGGTCTTCAAGAAAAGGGGCGCCAAAGGCAAGGCCAACCTGAGGAAACGACCCGCAACGCCACCTCCCGCCGAAAGCGacagcgacaacgacgactaCTCATCTTCCGAAGATGAGGCTGGGCAACGAGTGAAGCGGCGCAGAAAGAACGCGGCAGTCACAGTCACGTCGAAGAGCGGTACTGGCAGTAATAGGGAcctggtggcggccaagTTCACGGCAGACCGAAGCGCCCCGATCACGAGCGCAAACGATGCGACCAAACAGAGCAACTGGtacgacgaggatgccgccgatgccatgTCGGCGAAAAACCTGCTCGGCTCGACGCGCTCTCTAGCGCAAGGGGGGCAAGAGCCTGACGGCACCTACAAGGGCCTTGCGAACCAAACATCCTTCATACAAAAGAACCCGGACGCGCCGCAAAGAAAAGTAGGCCCCATCAAGGCGCCGACTAACATTCGAACAATTACCGTCACGGACTTCGCACCAGATGTTTGTAAGGATTACAAGCAAACCGGTTTCTGTGGATTCGGTGATAACTGGTATGTCTCGCACGAAACTGTACTTCCAGCATCGCAGTGCCTCTTGAAACTGTGACTAACACGAGTCCCTCAAACAGCAAGTTCCTCCACAGCAGAGAAGATTACAAGCAAGGCTGGCAGCTTGATAAAGAGTGGGAGAATGtgaccaagggcaagaagaatCTGGGAGGGACAGTGGTGGCCAATGCCAACCGCGAGCTagccatggacgacgaggaggaggaggaggcgatgcTCGAGAACATACCCTTCGTCTGCATCATCTGCAAGGACGCATACAAGGAGCCGGTGGTGACGAGATGTGGACACTACTTTTGCGAGGCCTGTGCCCTCAAGAGATATAGGCGAGACCCGACGTGTGCTGCTTGCGGGGCGGGCACCAACGGGGTGTTCAACGGAGCCAAGAGACTCAAGAGGCTTCTCGAGAGAAAACGAGAGCGTGCGGCGAAGAGGAGACAGGAGGCGATAGAAGCCGGCGAAGAGGTCagtgacgaggacgaggaggacgaggcttGAAAGCCTGCTCGCATGGGAGGGCGTGGGAGCTCCTTGGTGAATAAGGAATTGATGTCATAGCATAACGAGGCGTTTGTGTTTGCCAGAGTTTTCGCATTTTCGCGGGTTTGATCAGAGGCGACTGGCCTCACAGCGTGGTCATCTACAGCCCCAAATGTGCAGACTGTGAGTGATGCAACCTAGTATACTGTAAATATCGGCATGAATTCATGTCAGCCAGAGATGTGCTAGTAGAGGTAGCACGTAAACCTACAAACAACCGTCTAGCATTGTTAGGGAGCAGCCCGCTGATGATTCCACTCTTCGCAATTCGAAGCTCTACCTACCTATCACTGCAAGCGTCACTGGATGGAAGCTGCCACTGCCTccggcgggggcggggacAGGGGACCGTCAGAACTGTGTCGCCATGGAACCCCGCCATAGCAGCAGGTGGCACGGACCCGACGCCAATCACTGCGCCCAAGGTCCCCACCCTCCCCACCATGTGATCGCCTCAACCGCCGCCTCTGGTGCctggctgctcgtcatgCACCTCCATCATCAGGCGGCCTGGCATAGAGTCACGACACAAACCTGCTCCTCAtcctgcccccccccggtcccgTCATCGCCCTGTCCACCCATAACTTGACCTTGCAATTTTCTCTTCCAGTTTTTAAAACGATACCGCTCTGGCCAACCGAGACACATCTTCTTCATACTAGCTCCCGGCGAGCCTGGCCTTGAGAGTGAGCCAGCAccggccccgtcgccatgAATTACATCAAGTCGACAGTCAACACGCTTCGCGACCGGTACACGCCGGTGACGCACACCTCGACCTTCCGAAATACCGGCCAGATCACGCCAGAGGagttcctcgccgcgggcgactACCTCGTGTACAAGTTCCCGACCTGGTCGTGgggcgatgccgatgacgagaGTCGCCGCGTCAGCTACCTCCCTCCGGGCAAGCAATATCTCGTTACGAGGAAcgtgccatgccatcgtcgcctgAATGATGACTttgccggcgacgctggacacgaggaggcgctggtcaacgacggcgacgacttcaagcgcggcgagggagccgctgatgacgaagacgggTGGCTGAGGACAGGCGGCCTGGCGAGCTCGCAGCCCTTGAAGGCAAGAGACGTCCGCGCGGTAGACGATGCGGGCAACGTGACGGAATCTACTGATTTGGATGATGACATCCCCGACatggaagacgaggacgacgacgaggccatcatccGCGACGTCGGATTGGACTCCGACACCAGGCAAGTTCCCTTGCGTACCCCCACCCCCCGGACGAGACAGCCGTGCTAATAATGCGCTCGATACAGTGGCCGCCGCACGTATACGCTCTACATCATGTACACGCCGTACTACCGAACCCCGCGCCTGTACCTGTCCGGCTACCTGCCCAacggccagccgctgccCCCGCAGAGCATGATGGACGACATCGTGGGCGACTacaaggacaagacggtCACGCTCGAGGACTTTCCCTTCTTCGCCAACAACATCAAGATGGCGAGCGTCCATCCCTGCAAGCACGCCTCCGTCATGAAGACGCTCCTCGAccgcgccgacggtgccCTCCGTATCCGCCGCGAGAAGCTCCGCGCCGGGAAGACGGTGGGCACGGACCCCGGCATGGaaggcctcgtcgacgagttGGGCAAGCTGGACGTCAGGAGCGCCCAGGAGGCtgccgacaaggacgagtGGGAGGAGGTGCAGGGCGTTGACGCTGACGAGCAAGAGGTCGCGATTCGCGTTGACCAGTACCTGGTCGTCTTCCTCAAGGTATGTCGCTTGCCGCCCATCTCGCCATTCCGCAGCTGCTGATACGTGCTTGATAAGTTCATGGCGAGCGTCACACCCGGCATCGAACACGACTTCACGATGGGCGTATGAGAActggccgccacctcccGGAAGCGcgcctctcccccccccccctcttcttcatccATGTCTTGAATGCAGCGGGTCGCCGGCGTTTGTGATTTTTttgcgtgcgcgcgcgcgcgtgtttgtgtgtgtaATTTCAGAGTAGTGCGCATCGACACATAAAGACTTTTGCTCCATGATAGATGAGTAGGTTACAGAATGTCAAAACGGCCGTAGCGAGTCCCCCGGGTTTTACGGCCTCTGGTGTGAGTTTCTACCGCAGCAGTTCTGCAAAagatataaatatatatataccaGCCAGGTCCTTCCGAAGAACGGAATGAACGGCGTGTTACTTGCTCGTATATACATACCCGCAgcggacgacgaagacggcccGGTGATGGGGAAAGACTCGTCGCGCGACCCGTGTCAACGCGGCAGAtgggtcgacgagggcttcTCCATGGTTCACGTTGGGAAAGGACACGTGCTGCACCGTAGCTAGACGGGACAGGTCTCAAGTTGCCAGGCTTCAACCTGGTGACTCCTCAAATGCGTATCGCGGCAGGACGTCCATCGCCCCTTATGAGCCTCGGCGCATGAGAATCACGAGCGAGCATACTTCACCATCTTCTACCGATTATTGTTCATCACGCAGAGAGGGGTCGGTCACCCAACGATAAAGACGCGTACGTGCCCATGAGTGATCTATGAGTAATGTTCTTGTATTCCAAGACGTGGTAGTAGGTGGTAtcagaaaaaaaaagaagaagaaaaaggcgTCGCTTCGTATCTAATGCATGAAGGCTCCTCCCAGATGCTAATAATGTCTGATGATGCAAGGGGAAAAAAGGACCAGAGCCAGGGCGCGGCGTGCCttggcagaggcggcgcgtGGTATCGATCGCTCTCCAGCGTCTGTCTGCCAGCCTAGCTCCAAGAAAATAGTCGTTGAACAAAGGGAAGAATAGTAGAAGTAGACCCCTCCTCGTgctgggtaggtaggtgaCCACACCATGGgtccaccgccgctgccgcccaacaCAACTTCGCCACTACCGAGCCGCTGCGGCTCTCATGAAGAGCCAAAGGGCTTGCCAAAATTGCTGGTGCTCTTGAACTTGAGGGGTACCTCGGGCTCGAGGTTTTGGCCATCCTCCGTGTCGTCTTCTCCATCAAAACCACCGACAGCCTGAACAGCATGCGGGACATCGCCACCGGTCTGGGCTACTTGCGTCGATCTCTGCTCCGAGAGGTCAGAAACCTCGAACAGTCCAGTGGGtgcgtcttcgtcctcgtcctctgaCTGGAGAACACTTGGTAAAGCATGCTGCCCGCGGCTGACAGATTCCAGCTTTTTGTTAAGTTGCTCGAAGAACAGGTCGTCCTGTGCCGGCAGATTCTTCAACATGAGGGGCCCTTTGAGAGGCATGTCATCACTCGGTTGTAGATGACCATCGGTatcggcttcggcttcgtCACCCTCAGTGTTGTGAtgcggctggcgaggcgccTTGTTCAAGCCCGGATCGTCGGTGTGGAGACGGGCgctgacgtcgtcggcctgctgtGCTGCTACACCAGACTCCGCCGACGGTGTCCCGCCACGACTTTGCTCAGTGGTGGATCGCCCCCCTGTCGCTGTCATAGTAGGAAGCAGGGACAAAGAGTGATTAGGCGTGTGACCGGCGTGCATTGTCAAACGTCGTGACTCTTCGGCGGCTAGGACTTGCATCGTTTGGTCTCTGGCGGTGGTGCGATTCAACCGAGGAGTTCTACCTCGATCGATGGACAGATTATGTGGAGACCACCGCCTAGTGCGTGAATCCCGTCTCCTGGACATCGCCTCGCGGCTCTGGCCAAGCCTACGAGTAGAAGGGCTCGGCTGGAGTTGGACTCTTGGCGGTGAAAATGTGGCACGCTTGAGCGCATTCGCTTTGATGGGTATGCCCTCGAGTTTGGGGTCAATCTCGTGGACGTCAATGACCGTGAGAAGCTTGTCCTCAGGGGAGGGTGATGCAAGGAAATCCTTCTCCGGGGATTTCTGCGGTAGAATCCGGGGGTCGAGTGCAGCGACCTGCATAGGTACCGGATGTCCGATAGGGGATGTGCGAGCACTGCCCTGGCTGAGAAAATGAGGTCTTCTTGATGCTCCATCGAGGCCCGGGGGTAATGACAAGATATCTGCTCTCGAGCTGGCGCTCTGAAGAGATGGGTTTGGCGACAGGATAGACGTCGAGGGgtccgatgacgacgtcgaatCACCCGCGATACCTTCCACCATGTTGCGAGGCTGGCCCACAGCCTGTCGGGGGCCACGGTCCAGGGCCTCGCGGGCCGACTGGGCTGACCTGAACGCTGCATTCTCCTCCTGCAGGACAAGAACCTGGGCGCGGAGGGCGTCCAACTGCTGCTCCATAGAATCCTTCTCGTTGGACCACTGTTGGCGGGCGTTGTCCATGGCTGCTTGTAGACGCACGAGGTTGGCATCGGCTTGTTGCCTTTCGGGTTCCAGCCGCTCGCGGTCGGCCATCCAAGCCTGGATGAGAAATGAAAGCTGCTGTCGGAGCAAATGGATGgcgtcaagaagctcgtGCTGGGGTGCTGTAGCATCGGTGGAGACGGACCGCTGTAATggaggcagaggcggagAAAGGGGCGAAGGTCCGGTCCCGACGCTCGGTACCGAGTTTACCAAAGGCAGCCAGGGCAATATGCTTCCCGAGTGACCAGGGTAGGGAGGGGTGGAGTTGTCGTGTAAGCCCTGAACGTTGAGGCCTAGGCCCAAAGACGTCAAAGTATGCAAAGAGCTTTCCGCTCTAGCTGTGCCCGAAACGTTTGTATTCGAGGGACCAAAGTTGGGGTTATGCGATGGTACGTTGTCTGCACCGCTGAATTGACTTCGCTGCAAGGCAACCCCACGGCCCAACTCGGCGGGGGCACGAGAATA contains the following coding sequences:
- the CWC24 gene encoding N-terminal methionine N(alpha)-acetyltransferase NatE (EggNog:ENOG503NWD2~COG:O), whose amino-acid sequence is MVDADVPQTEVAPVAVFKKRGAKGKANLRKRPATPPPAESDSDNDDYSSSEDEAGQRVKRRRKNAAVTVTSKSGTGSNRDLVAAKFTADRSAPITSANDATKQSNWYDEDAADAMSAKNLLGSTRSLAQGGQEPDGTYKGLANQTSFIQKNPDAPQRKVGPIKAPTNIRTITVTDFAPDVCKDYKQTGFCGFGDNCKFLHSREDYKQGWQLDKEWENVTKGKKNLGGTVVANANRELAMDDEEEEEAMLENIPFVCIICKDAYKEPVVTRCGHYFCEACALKRYRRDPTCAACGAGTNGVFNGAKRLKRLLERKRERAAKRRQEAIEAGEEVSDEDEEDEA
- the ATG3 gene encoding E2-like enzyme (COG:U~EggNog:ENOG503NXTG~BUSCO:EOG09263WZ2): MNYIKSTVNTLRDRYTPVTHTSTFRNTGQITPEEFLAAGDYLVYKFPTWSWGDADDESRRVSYLPPGKQYLVTRNVPCHRRLNDDFAGDAGHEEALVNDGDDFKRGEGAADDEDGWLRTGGLASSQPLKARDVRAVDDAGNVTESTDLDDDIPDMEDEDDDEAIIRDVGLDSDTSGRRTYTLYIMYTPYYRTPRLYLSGYLPNGQPLPPQSMMDDIVGDYKDKTVTLEDFPFFANNIKMASVHPCKHASVMKTLLDRADGALRIRREKLRAGKTVGTDPGMEGLVDELGKLDVRSAQEAADKDEWEEVQGVDADEQEVAIRVDQYLVVFLKFMASVTPGIEHDFTMGV
- a CDS encoding uncharacterized protein (EggNog:ENOG503P61I); its protein translation is MVSDSFLPSGAIGDTLAPASPNHSETTLSLTASPGLGCSAFGHVGGKQQSPDSGSMSAASSVAGAIPEMRNDTITASPRLDRGFSPLSATGWSSSENTSTPGDTLGAATQKFVPDGHSTLYSRAPAELGRGVALQRSQFSGADNVPSHNPNFGPSNTNVSGTARAESSLHTLTSLGLGLNVQGLHDNSTPPYPGHSGSILPWLPLVNSVPSVGTGPSPLSPPLPPLQRSVSTDATAPQHELLDAIHLLRQQLSFLIQAWMADRERLEPERQQADANLVRLQAAMDNARQQWSNEKDSMEQQLDALRAQVLVLQEENAAFRSAQSAREALDRGPRQAVGQPRNMVEGIAGDSTSSSDPSTSILSPNPSLQSASSRADILSLPPGLDGASRRPHFLSQGSARTSPIGHPVPMQVAALDPRILPQKSPEKDFLASPSPEDKLLTVIDVHEIDPKLEGIPIKANALKRATFSPPRVQLQPSPSTRRLGQSREAMSRRRDSRTRRWSPHNLSIDRGRTPRLNRTTARDQTMQVLAAEESRRLTMHAGHTPNHSLSLLPTMTATGGRSTTEQSRGGTPSAESGVAAQQADDVSARLHTDDPGLNKAPRQPHHNTEGDEAEADTDGHLQPSDDMPLKGPLMLKNLPAQDDLFFEQLNKKLESVSRGQHALPSVLQSEDEDEDAPTGLFEVSDLSEQRSTQVAQTGGDVPHAVQAVGGFDGEDDTEDGQNLEPEVPLKFKSTSNFGKPFGSS